From the genome of Candidatus Cloacimonadota bacterium:
ACTTGCAAGTATCAAGAAGAAAGGCGTAAAAGCCGGACTTGCACTTAATCCCAACACAAATATCGAAAAAGTATTTGATTATCTTGATCTTCTCGATTTTGTTTTGATTATGACTGTATTTCCCGGTTTCGGAGGTCAAAAATATATTTCCTCATGCACAAATAAAATTTCTCGCTTATTTCAATACGATAAAAACCACAATGTTGAAATTGAAGTGGATGGTGGTATAAATTTCACAACTGCAAAAATTGCAAAAAATGCCGGAGCAAATATACTCGTTTCCGGTAGTTTTATTTTTGAAAACAGTAACTACAAAAAAGTGATAAAAGGATTGAAAGATGTTTGAATCATTAACTGATAGATTAGGGACAATTTTTTCAAAACTAAAATC
Proteins encoded in this window:
- the rpe gene encoding ribulose-phosphate 3-epimerase: MKHPIQIAPSILAADILKIEREIKSIENGGADLIHVDIMDGHFVPNLTFGPVFVKKLRFISNIPLDVHLMISNPEKYVENFISAGADYLSFHIETDTNHRKLLASIKKKGVKAGLALNPNTNIEKVFDYLDLLDFVLIMTVFPGFGGQKYISSCTNKISRLFQYDKNHNVEIEVDGGINFTTAKIAKNAGANILVSGSFIFENSNYKKVIKGLKDV